The Tenacibaculum jejuense genome includes a window with the following:
- the rpmA gene encoding 50S ribosomal protein L27 produces MAHKKGVGSSKNGRESESKRLGVKIFGGQAAIAGNIIVRQRGTQHYPGENVYMGKDHTLHAKVDGVVQFQKKRDNRSYVSILPFEA; encoded by the coding sequence ATGGCTCACAAGAAAGGTGTCGGTAGTTCGAAGAACGGTCGTGAATCGGAATCGAAACGATTAGGAGTAAAGATTTTTGGAGGACAAGCTGCTATTGCAGGTAACATTATTGTTCGTCAAAGAGGAACTCAACATTACCCAGGTGAAAATGTTTACATGGGGAAAGATCATACTTTACATGCTAAAGTTGATGGTGTTGTACAATTCCAAAAGAAGAGAGATAATAGATCTTATGTTTCTATACTTCCATTTGAAGCTTAA
- a CDS encoding aspartate-semialdehyde dehydrogenase codes for MRVAVVGATGMVGNVMLQILEERNFNISELYLVASERSVGKEMTFKGNTYNVIGLQDAVNLKPDIALFSAGGSTSLEWAPKFAEVGTTVIDNSSAWRMDPTKKLVVPEINASELTESDKIIANPNCSTIQMVMALAPLHAKYDMKRLVISTYQSITGTGVKAVQQLENEVNGVEGENAYPHPIHKNALPHCDVFEEAGYTKEELKLTRETHKILNDASIGITATAVRIPVVGGHSESVNIEFENDFELNEVRQILAETPGVIVQDDIENNDYPMPLNAHGKDEVFVGRIRRDLSQANTLNLWIVSDNLRKGAATNAVQIAEYLVEKNLIKSALTV; via the coding sequence ATGAGAGTAGCTGTAGTTGGTGCAACAGGAATGGTAGGTAATGTAATGTTACAAATTTTAGAAGAAAGAAACTTTAATATTAGCGAGTTATATTTAGTTGCTTCAGAACGTTCTGTAGGTAAAGAAATGACCTTCAAAGGAAATACATATAATGTAATCGGATTACAAGATGCAGTGAACTTAAAACCAGACATCGCTTTATTTTCTGCTGGCGGAAGTACTTCTTTAGAATGGGCTCCTAAATTCGCTGAAGTAGGTACAACAGTAATTGATAATTCTTCTGCTTGGAGAATGGATCCTACAAAAAAACTAGTAGTACCAGAAATTAACGCAAGCGAACTAACTGAAAGTGATAAAATTATTGCTAACCCAAACTGTTCTACTATTCAAATGGTAATGGCTTTAGCTCCTTTACATGCTAAGTATGATATGAAAAGATTAGTAATTTCTACATATCAATCTATTACAGGAACTGGTGTAAAAGCTGTACAACAATTAGAAAACGAAGTTAATGGTGTTGAAGGAGAAAATGCTTATCCTCACCCTATCCATAAAAATGCATTACCACATTGTGATGTTTTTGAAGAAGCTGGTTATACTAAAGAAGAATTAAAGTTAACTAGAGAAACGCATAAAATATTAAACGATGCTAGTATAGGAATTACAGCTACAGCAGTAAGAATACCTGTAGTTGGAGGACATTCTGAGTCTGTGAATATTGAATTTGAAAATGATTTTGAATTAAATGAAGTTAGACAAATTTTAGCTGAAACTCCGGGAGTAATTGTTCAAGATGATATTGAAAATAATGATTATCCTATGCCTTTAAATGCTCATGGCAAAGACGAAGTATTTGTTGGTAGAATTCGTAGAGATTTATCACAAGCAAATACATTAAACTTATGGATAGTTTCAGATAATCTAAGAAAAGGTGCAGCAACAAATGCTGTTCAAATTGCTGAGTATTTGGTAGAAAAAAATTTAATTAAAAGTGCTTTAACAGTATAA
- the trhO gene encoding oxygen-dependent tRNA uridine(34) hydroxylase TrhO, with the protein MQLYNKLSAEERAKLIDEAGKDRLTISFYQYFKIENPQIFRDKLFIEWNALDVLGRTYVSYEGINAQISVPAENFLALKEQLDSISFLKDIRLNVAVEQDNKSFLKLKVKVRKKIVADGLNDDTFDVTNKGVHLSAEEFNKMLEDPNTVCVDMRNHYESEIGHFKGAVTPDVDTFRDSLDIIEEDLKEHKEDKNLLMYCTGGIRCEKASAYYKHKGFKNVFQLEGGIIEYTRQVKSEGLENKFLGKNFVFDHRRAERISDDVISNCHQCGKPCDTHTNCANEGCHLLFIQCDECAEKMENTCSPECQEIIHLPFEEQKALRKGKHASNKIFKKGRSEKLKFQKSNS; encoded by the coding sequence ATGCAACTGTACAACAAGTTAAGCGCAGAAGAACGCGCTAAATTAATTGATGAAGCGGGCAAAGACCGTCTTACTATTTCTTTCTATCAGTATTTCAAGATAGAAAACCCACAGATTTTTAGAGATAAATTGTTTATTGAATGGAACGCTTTAGATGTTCTAGGTAGAACCTATGTTTCATATGAAGGAATTAATGCTCAAATTTCTGTGCCAGCTGAGAACTTTCTAGCATTAAAAGAACAATTAGATAGTATTTCTTTTTTAAAGGATATTAGATTAAATGTTGCTGTTGAGCAAGACAATAAATCTTTCTTAAAACTTAAAGTAAAAGTTAGAAAGAAGATTGTAGCAGATGGTTTAAATGATGATACGTTTGATGTAACTAATAAGGGAGTACATTTATCTGCTGAAGAGTTTAATAAAATGTTAGAAGATCCAAATACTGTTTGCGTAGATATGCGTAATCATTATGAAAGTGAAATAGGACATTTTAAAGGTGCTGTTACACCAGATGTAGATACTTTTAGAGATTCTTTAGATATTATTGAGGAGGATTTAAAAGAACATAAAGAAGATAAAAATCTTTTAATGTATTGTACAGGTGGAATTCGTTGCGAAAAAGCTTCGGCATATTACAAACACAAAGGATTTAAAAATGTTTTTCAACTAGAAGGGGGGATTATTGAATATACAAGACAAGTAAAGTCGGAAGGTTTAGAGAATAAGTTTTTAGGAAAGAATTTTGTTTTTGATCATAGAAGAGCAGAACGTATATCTGATGATGTAATTTCTAATTGTCATCAATGTGGAAAACCTTGTGATACGCATACAAATTGTGCAAATGAAGGTTGTCATTTATTATTTATTCAATGTGATGAATGTGCTGAGAAAATGGAAAATACCTGTTCTCCAGAATGTCAAGAGATTATTCATTTACCATTTGAAGAGCAAAAAGCTTTACGTAAAGGGAAACATGCTAGTAATAAGATTTTCAAAAAGGGAAGATCTGAAAAGCTTAAATTTCAAAAAAGTAATAGTTAA
- a CDS encoding cupin domain-containing protein produces the protein MTKKYTIQKSPFVVPTTDGKLIEEHFGNATDGNSKVSIAHMVAPSGWAEPFQTPEFDEFTYIIKGKKQFIIDGETIILEAGQSIKIEKNVSVQYSNPFNEECEYLAVCLPAFSIDLVHREEE, from the coding sequence ATGACAAAAAAGTATACTATTCAAAAATCTCCTTTTGTAGTTCCAACTACTGATGGAAAATTAATTGAAGAACATTTTGGTAATGCTACAGATGGAAACTCGAAAGTTAGTATTGCACACATGGTTGCTCCTTCAGGCTGGGCAGAACCTTTTCAAACTCCAGAATTTGATGAGTTTACATATATTATAAAAGGAAAGAAGCAATTTATTATTGATGGAGAAACTATAATATTAGAAGCAGGACAATCTATTAAAATAGAAAAGAATGTTAGCGTTCAATATTCAAATCCTTTTAATGAAGAATGTGAATATTTAGCAGTTTGTTTACCAGCATTTTCTATTGACTTAGTTCATAGAGAAGAAGAATAA
- the yidC gene encoding membrane protein insertase YidC: MEEKKFDFNSFIGMLLLGGILLWYLNSNKPEVDAEKPNTTPTEQVTTTTNTVLDTTKTKNIVVNDSLQQIALKNQLGAFAHSAINGKDGETVIENDVIQLTISNKGGQITKALVKNFKTYDSLPLHIINNKNANFNINFGTTDNRTLNTQDLLFEPKETKNGDNTVLSMKLKVSDSQFLEYRYEIKSKNDYRIDFAVRSQGLSNVINSSQNINLDWKLKSLRKEKSMRTENMYTYYYFKEDGDVDYLQMKDDEVVNDVEWVAYKQHFFSTALLTDTPFNDAKLKSVDYLGEDQDSIYTKTFSLNTPLALKNGELNYNMEWYYGPTDYNLLSTYKGTDLSEISDLGWGIFGFLNRTIFYPVFNVLKGFIGNFGLIIILMTIVVRIILSPVLYKSYLSSAKMKVIRPEMEEINKKYPGTENAMKRQQEIMAVQRKAGVSMMSGCIPALLQMPVFFALFKFFPTNIDFRQKAFLWAEDLSSFDTIFSWDTNIPLISATYGNHISLFPILASVAIFFYMKMNQSQQSAMQAPPQEGMPDMSKMMKYMIYFSPIMMLFFFNNYASGLSLYYFVSNLLTITIMFVIKNYVIDEKKIHAQIEENKKKPVKKSKFRERLDAAMKQAQEQQEAQRRAQKKK, from the coding sequence ATGGAAGAAAAAAAATTTGATTTCAACTCATTCATAGGAATGTTATTATTAGGTGGAATTTTACTATGGTATTTAAATTCTAATAAGCCTGAAGTTGATGCTGAAAAACCAAACACTACACCAACAGAACAAGTTACTACTACAACAAATACTGTTTTAGATACAACAAAAACTAAAAACATTGTAGTAAATGATTCATTACAACAAATTGCTTTAAAAAATCAGTTAGGAGCTTTTGCTCACAGTGCAATTAATGGAAAAGATGGTGAAACTGTAATTGAAAATGATGTAATTCAGTTAACTATTAGTAACAAAGGTGGACAAATTACAAAAGCATTAGTAAAGAACTTTAAAACTTACGACTCTTTACCATTACATATTATAAATAATAAAAATGCAAATTTTAATATCAATTTTGGTACTACAGACAATCGTACTTTAAATACTCAGGATTTATTATTCGAGCCAAAAGAAACTAAAAATGGCGACAATACTGTACTTTCAATGAAACTTAAGGTTTCTGATAGTCAGTTTTTAGAGTATCGCTACGAAATTAAATCAAAAAATGACTACAGAATTGATTTTGCTGTTCGTTCACAAGGGTTAAGTAACGTTATTAATAGTTCTCAGAATATTAACTTAGACTGGAAATTAAAATCTTTACGTAAAGAAAAAAGTATGCGTACAGAAAATATGTATACATACTATTATTTTAAAGAAGATGGTGATGTAGATTATTTACAAATGAAAGATGATGAAGTTGTAAATGATGTAGAATGGGTTGCCTACAAACAACACTTCTTCTCTACTGCTTTGTTAACAGATACTCCTTTTAATGATGCAAAATTAAAGTCTGTTGATTATTTAGGTGAAGATCAAGATAGTATTTATACAAAAACATTTAGCTTAAATACTCCATTAGCTTTAAAAAATGGTGAATTAAATTATAATATGGAATGGTATTACGGACCAACAGATTATAATTTGTTAAGTACATACAAAGGAACAGATTTAAGTGAAATTTCTGATTTAGGTTGGGGTATTTTCGGATTTTTAAATAGAACTATTTTTTATCCTGTTTTTAATGTTTTAAAAGGATTCATTGGAAACTTTGGTTTAATCATTATTTTAATGACTATTGTTGTTAGAATTATCTTATCACCTGTATTATACAAATCGTATTTATCTAGTGCTAAAATGAAAGTGATTCGTCCTGAAATGGAAGAAATCAATAAAAAGTATCCTGGTACAGAAAACGCAATGAAACGTCAGCAAGAAATTATGGCTGTACAACGTAAAGCTGGAGTAAGTATGATGTCTGGTTGTATTCCTGCATTATTGCAAATGCCTGTATTCTTTGCCTTGTTTAAATTTTTCCCTACAAACATAGATTTCCGTCAAAAAGCCTTTTTATGGGCTGAAGATTTATCTTCTTTTGATACTATTTTTAGCTGGGACACAAATATTCCTTTAATTTCTGCTACATATGGTAATCATATTAGTTTATTTCCAATTTTAGCTTCTGTTGCAATTTTCTTTTATATGAAAATGAACCAAAGTCAACAATCTGCAATGCAGGCTCCGCCACAAGAAGGAATGCCAGATATGAGTAAGATGATGAAATATATGATCTACTTCTCTCCTATTATGATGTTATTTTTCTTTAACAATTATGCTAGTGGATTAAGTTTATATTATTTCGTTTCTAACTTGTTAACGATTACAATTATGTTCGTTATTAAGAATTACGTAATCGATGAAAAGAAAATTCATGCTCAAATTGAAGAAAACAAGAAAAAGCCTGTTAAGAAAAGTAAATTCAGAGAGCGTTTAGATGCTGCAATGAAACAAGCTCAAGAACAACAAGAAGCACAACGCAGAGCTCAAAAGAAAAAATAA
- a CDS encoding LytR/AlgR family response regulator transcription factor, whose protein sequence is MIKAIIIDDEAHVRVDIKKKIEQNFNHKIDITGEASDVDSAILIIEKEQPDLLFLDINLGQQTAFDILNQLTFKKFEIIFITGFDKHAIKAIKVGALDYILKPIDDDEFIAAVELAIEQNTQTTTLEKSIEVTNEYFNDNNTNKRIVLKTADTVFAIHEDDILYCKSEGNYTTFYTSITDKIIITKSAKKVEELLSEQKFVRCHQSYLVNKKHVIKYSKKGFLVLNNEIKIPVSSRRKEYTLEKIF, encoded by the coding sequence ATGATTAAAGCAATTATAATTGATGATGAAGCACACGTAAGAGTCGACATTAAAAAAAAGATAGAACAAAACTTTAACCATAAAATTGATATTACTGGAGAAGCATCTGATGTAGACTCTGCTATTTTAATTATAGAAAAAGAGCAACCTGATTTACTTTTTCTTGATATAAATTTAGGGCAACAAACTGCTTTTGATATTTTAAATCAGTTAACTTTTAAGAAGTTTGAAATCATTTTTATTACTGGTTTTGATAAACATGCAATTAAAGCTATAAAAGTTGGAGCTTTAGATTACATTTTAAAACCTATTGATGATGATGAATTTATAGCTGCTGTTGAGCTCGCTATTGAACAAAATACCCAAACAACTACACTAGAAAAATCTATTGAGGTAACTAATGAATACTTTAATGATAATAATACGAATAAACGTATTGTATTAAAAACTGCAGATACTGTTTTTGCTATTCATGAGGATGATATTTTATATTGTAAATCCGAAGGGAATTATACTACTTTTTACACTTCAATCACAGATAAAATTATAATTACTAAATCTGCCAAAAAGGTAGAAGAATTATTATCTGAACAAAAGTTTGTTCGCTGTCATCAGTCGTATTTAGTCAATAAAAAACATGTGATAAAATACAGTAAGAAAGGTTTTTTAGTTCTAAATAATGAGATAAAAATTCCGGTTTCATCTAGAAGAAAAGAATATACGCTTGAAAAAATATTCTAA
- a CDS encoding HD domain-containing protein, with the protein MNRTTEVINNTINHVKSVLQDAEGGHDFFHIERVYKNAMKIAKQEQQGDNLIIALGALLHDIADSKFHNGDETIGPKKAKAFLETQEIEENTIIHVIKIIENISFKGGNFTQEFKSIELDIVQDADRLDAIGAIGIARCFNYGGFKNRVLYDPKIKPNLNMSKEEYKKSTAPTINHFYEKLLLLKNKMNTSAGKKMAEQRHSYMENFLQQFYNEWNAEI; encoded by the coding sequence ATGAATAGAACTACAGAAGTTATTAATAACACCATAAATCATGTAAAATCAGTATTACAAGATGCTGAAGGCGGACATGATTTTTTTCATATTGAACGTGTGTATAAAAATGCTATGAAAATAGCTAAACAAGAGCAACAAGGAGATAACTTAATTATAGCTTTAGGTGCTTTACTGCATGATATAGCAGATAGTAAATTTCATAATGGAGATGAAACAATCGGACCTAAAAAAGCTAAAGCATTTTTAGAAACACAAGAAATTGAAGAAAATACCATAATACACGTCATAAAAATTATTGAAAATATCTCTTTTAAAGGTGGAAACTTTACACAAGAGTTTAAGTCAATAGAATTAGATATTGTACAAGATGCAGACCGTTTAGATGCAATTGGAGCTATAGGAATTGCAAGATGTTTTAATTATGGTGGATTTAAAAATAGAGTTTTATATGATCCTAAAATTAAACCTAACTTAAATATGTCTAAAGAAGAATATAAGAAGTCTACTGCCCCAACAATTAATCATTTCTATGAAAAACTATTATTATTAAAAAATAAAATGAATACATCGGCTGGTAAAAAGATGGCAGAGCAAAGACATTCTTATATGGAAAACTTCTTACAACAATTTTATAATGAATGGAATGCTGAAATTTAA